GCTGGATTATTCCCTAGAAGAAGTGATTGGCCAAAACGACAAGATATCTCAGGACCCCAAAACCAATTGAAGAACAATGATGGAAATAAGCGAAGCGATTTGACAAGAGAGAGATAAAAGTTAATCCctttaaatttttcttcaatttattcTTCCTCCTAACATGGGTGAAAGTTTGAGAACCACTGCTCATATCGGAGAGTGGTGGTTCATGTCAATAGAGGCAAAGACAATGGGATCTttgagagaagaaaagaaaaagacaataaagagaagaaataaaataaatggagtcaaaaggtgaaaaaaaaatgaaaggataaataaatgaaaagaaaaattgcaAATAGCAATCCATATGGTGGCGCGCGAATGCTAGCGTTGCCATGTCGGCAAAAAGGTAATGACATTAGGCTCGGGTATTAGTATAGTGgaaaaaagtaccaaaatgagacaaaaaaaatccataaatattaatttaggaaaaatggacaaatttaaataccaatttcataaataatagaGATAGTTAGTAAAACAGTTAATTAGTGCATCAAATAgttgtgaaaaataaattaatacatatttcAAGTCAACTTGGTGAGGTCTTTTCGCTGTGATGATTGGTAAGCTTGAAGAATTTTAAGGTGGAATTGGAGTTATTAACCTGGCGGCAAGAGAAACATAAAAATTTGGATTTCggaatatattttgtataaatacTAATATTCGTCACACTCAATAGAATAATATTTagtattaaattctttttatattttggaagtaatgattttaatttcattatttttaaaaaatatgaaaaagaattgatttaaagaaaaatgttatttatttaattttttaattgagttaatactagattaaattgattaaattgtgaCACCAAGTCAATTAAGTATTTTGTATAAGTACTACATTATGCCACACCCATCATATgagtgaaaaaatatatataaaaaatatactttttaaattttacgtAAAAGTGATCGAAATAACAAAATTaagattttgagattttggtATCTTAGGTTTAAATTGCATATTTATTCTTGgtatatataaaagataaaataaacctgataataatatttattatttaatagaataaaattttaattattttccaattgTCCGATTAACTTGTGCTTATATGGTACCCGTTAGTGAAGGAATGAAGCAGTGGTGGTGGCAACTAACtacttttcttccttttcttgtAACGCAAGTCACTAGGGGAATTCAACCAATCTTTGTCCTCTTGAATTTCAGAAGTGGTTTGATACAGTTGCTGCAAATCAGAAGCAAAATGGACAATTCCCCTCTCCTTGCAATGCTTATGAGGGTGGACTTCGGCTACTTTGAAACTAATCTCTCTCTCAATcaacagcaaaaaaaaaaaaaaaaaaaacagtaataGTCCTTCCATTTTAGAAAACAAAACATTCTAAACATCATTAAAACAAAATCTTAAAAGTCAATTACAAGCATGTCAAAAGAGATTATAAAGTGCCATCAAGTTTCCATTTCCAAATACCTAGTTGACCTCTACAAGTACATAAAAAGGAAGAGCAACATTAAATTTGAAATCCATCAAAATATATTCACAAACTTATTCTATGAACATCATAGCTCATATACCAACTTTCATGAAATGGATTGCAAATCATAGATTTGTTGTTTTGAAACCCCAAACTTCCATGCCACCACAACTTCTTCTCTTGAAACATAAGAAAATGCACCCTCTTTTAAATGTCAACTTCAAATATGAACAGCAGGATCAAATGGTGCCTTTTCTTTCTCATTGCTGCAAACTGAAAGCACCCAAGTTCACCATCATTCTTAGCAATTTGGTCAATACTTTCAGTTTTacaaatttcttgataaaatgaaaaaaaaaagggtataACTTACTTTGTAGAGTTGAAAGTTCAGAACTCTTCAATACATGCAACCTCTTTGCAGTAGAAACAAACATGCTGCCAAAATATATGAATTCCAGGATCAAAACTATCggaaccaaaataaaaatataaattgtcaTAAAACgaaataatttatatgtatacatatatatagtttGATTCAAGTTTATGTAAAGGTAACCATGAGGCTGAACTATCGATAGTATGCCAGCTAGTTTTCATCTTGAAGAAACCGATGTTCTTGTCTTGAAATTTGCAGTTGAATAACAGTTGAAATATTCGCTTTTTAAGGCCTGTTACAGATAAAAATGCTTACTTCCATGGGACATCACCAACTAGGATCCTGTCTCCTTCATCATCTTCATAAATTAGAGTATATTCCCCACTTCCAGCTAATGGACCAGCTTCTGCTTTCGCTGATTCCTTGGCCTTGCTTTCGTTTTGGGTGGCAGATGGATCTCTTTGAGCTAAGATATAATTATAAAACAGAACAAGCTAACATAAAGTAAGATATAATTAAGGGTGATAGAAGGGACATTTAGTATTATCTGGTTAATAGACTAACCTGCAAGCAAACCACTGAATAGATCATCTATAGCAAGTGAGAGTTCCTCATAGCTGTTATAGGCACTGAGATTTACTTTCCTTCCAATAGGGATTCCTTCCATGTTGATCTTTACAAATAACTGAGTTTTGGGATTTTCTGGTTTTCCTCCAGTGTCCTTGTCATTTGAGGATTCAGAAGCCGGCTTGGACAAGCTGTTGCTCGCAATATTTTTCCGGAATGATCGAATTGGAGGCCACCCCACAACTGGGGAATATTCAATTCTGCTCATTTTTAGGCAGTAAATAAGAAGAAAAATTATCATACTTGAATGGTATCAGCCAAGGGCTAACATGCTTGAATCAAACCATGCTCAGCTCTTAGCTGAAAGTTATCTACATTTAAATATACTTCGTTTTTTAACTAAGAAAATACAGTTTTCTATCCCTTTCTTTTATCTTATTTAAAGATCAGAGTAATAGTTTTTCTATGGCTTTTGTTATGAACCAAGTAGTAAAATGACACAAGCAAAGTATAAAAAGTTAAAGGAATAACAACCTTTTATTGGAGGTAATGTTAGTGGAGGCATCTGGATCAGCAGTAGCAAGACTACAACATGCTTTCCCATCAGCAAACTGAACCTCTCCCACTGCCATCCTAGGGCTACATGGCTGCTTAAAGTCTTCAGCCATTCCAGCAAGCTTCTTGGAGACTGGTAAGTTCTGGAAAAATGAAGCCTTTGAATGTTGTGGCTCCTCCTTGGTGTCTTTAGAAAACGCAGAATATATTGTAGAGCCTGAGGACCATGGAGTTGGAGGAAGAT
The genomic region above belongs to Gossypium hirsutum isolate 1008001.06 chromosome D05, Gossypium_hirsutum_v2.1, whole genome shotgun sequence and contains:
- the LOC107906974 gene encoding auxin-responsive protein IAA6; its protein translation is MVTDKMVDYPQFLNLMNKEWLVNHKVSEDKKLELRLGPPGEALDYNRNTTHGTKRAFQHTAETRTGEKEWPVDTTKNQCQKISCIEKIGDKVNLPPTPWSSGSTIYSAFSKDTKEEPQHSKASFFQNLPVSKKLAGMAEDFKQPCSPRMAVGEVQFADGKACCSLATADPDASTNITSNKRIEYSPVVGWPPIRSFRKNIASNSLSKPASESSNDKDTGGKPENPKTQLFVKINMEGIPIGRKVNLSAYNSYEELSLAIDDLFSGLLAAQRDPSATQNESKAKESAKAEAGPLAGSGEYTLIYEDDEGDRILVGDVPWNMFVSTAKRLHVLKSSELSTLQICSNEKEKAPFDPAVHI